One Rhodococcus jostii RHA1 DNA window includes the following coding sequences:
- a CDS encoding GntR family transcriptional regulator, translating to MRDTYDEVLLPIPRQGSANDLATIIRSFIADRGLRPGARIGAEREIAQTLGVSRWAIRRALEHLEHQEEILRTHGRNGGVFVAPKKLVRSTPVVGLPRYLKAQGVETGTTVLGTHAGPPDDESAKQLALDADTWIFHIERLRLADGLPLVLERAHFPCDLFPGLLEQSLGGSLYDILETRYDVDRGVAIETIAAAAASREVAGLLQVSVGAPLISITRTTELDSGRPFEYSHELYRSDRTAVTVRSDGESARTTIEP from the coding sequence ATGCGCGACACGTATGATGAAGTCCTTCTACCGATTCCGCGTCAGGGATCAGCCAACGATCTCGCCACGATCATACGTTCCTTCATCGCGGATCGTGGTTTGCGGCCGGGCGCCCGCATCGGTGCCGAGCGGGAGATCGCGCAGACGCTCGGCGTGAGCAGATGGGCCATCCGCAGGGCGCTCGAACACCTCGAGCACCAGGAGGAGATCCTTCGAACTCACGGGCGAAATGGGGGAGTTTTCGTCGCTCCGAAAAAATTGGTTCGTTCAACCCCTGTCGTCGGGCTACCCCGGTATCTGAAGGCTCAGGGAGTCGAAACCGGTACGACAGTTCTGGGGACGCATGCTGGACCCCCAGACGACGAATCCGCAAAGCAGCTCGCACTGGACGCGGACACGTGGATTTTCCATATCGAGCGGCTCCGTCTTGCCGACGGATTACCATTGGTACTCGAGCGGGCCCATTTTCCCTGTGACCTCTTCCCCGGTCTACTCGAACAGTCGCTGGGAGGATCGCTGTACGACATCCTGGAAACCCGATACGACGTCGATCGCGGAGTAGCGATCGAAACGATCGCAGCAGCTGCTGCGAGCCGTGAGGTCGCGGGACTTCTTCAGGTGTCAGTGGGAGCACCCCTGATATCCATCACTCGAACAACCGAACTCGATAGCGGGCGGCCCTTCGAGTACTCCCATGAGTTGTACCGATCGGACCGCACCGCCGTAACCGTACGAAGCGACGGTGAGAGCGCGCGCACAACCATCGAGCCTTGA
- a CDS encoding biotin-dependent carboxyltransferase family protein, which produces MIVVEEPGFMTTVQDAGRPGHYRRGIPPSGAMDMESYTLANALVDNRPGSAVLEFTFMGPKLSFSAPATVAITGGEIPIFLNGNPVEPWRSHHVQPGEVLSFGFLQTGVRGYIAVAGGFDVTEFLGSRSTHVNSGFGGFDGRKLHAGDLLHLLPEHAGFHAVRKLSAEHVPQRAKDVALRYVPGLFNYRLTEEGRRDFEEREWAVTPNADRTGIRLSCKNSSALEFVHREQPFGAGSDPSNVVDAGYPIGAIQIPSGTEPIVLARDAVTAGGYCTVGTVITADLDVLGQAPTHGRVRFRAVSLEEAMSARHERQDRIARACESLSS; this is translated from the coding sequence ATGATCGTCGTGGAAGAACCAGGCTTCATGACAACCGTCCAAGACGCGGGACGACCCGGTCATTATCGGCGGGGGATCCCGCCATCCGGTGCAATGGACATGGAGTCCTACACCCTTGCGAATGCTCTAGTCGACAATCGTCCTGGGTCGGCGGTCCTCGAGTTCACCTTCATGGGGCCGAAGCTGTCATTCTCCGCTCCGGCAACGGTCGCGATCACGGGTGGCGAGATCCCGATCTTTCTCAACGGCAATCCCGTAGAGCCATGGCGATCGCATCACGTACAGCCGGGAGAGGTGCTCTCATTCGGCTTCCTTCAGACAGGTGTCCGCGGGTATATCGCCGTCGCTGGTGGATTCGACGTTACAGAATTTCTCGGTAGCCGCTCGACTCACGTCAACTCCGGCTTCGGAGGATTCGACGGCCGCAAGCTCCACGCGGGCGACCTCCTCCACCTTCTGCCGGAACATGCCGGCTTCCACGCGGTACGGAAACTCTCAGCCGAACACGTCCCTCAGCGAGCGAAGGACGTTGCGTTGCGCTACGTGCCCGGACTCTTCAACTACCGACTGACCGAAGAAGGACGGCGGGACTTCGAAGAACGCGAATGGGCGGTCACCCCCAACGCGGATCGCACGGGGATTCGACTGAGTTGCAAAAACAGCTCGGCCTTGGAGTTCGTCCATCGCGAACAACCGTTTGGCGCCGGAAGTGACCCTTCCAACGTCGTCGACGCGGGATATCCGATCGGGGCGATTCAGATCCCGAGCGGGACCGAGCCGATTGTGCTGGCGCGTGATGCCGTGACGGCCGGCGGATATTGCACAGTGGGCACTGTCATCACGGCCGACCTCGACGTGCTGGGACAGGCGCCCACTCACGGCCGAGTTCGCTTTCGCGCCGTCTCGCTGGAGGAAGCGATGTCCGCTCGGCACGAACGCCAAGACCGTATCGCCCGGGCCTGTGAATCGCTTTCCTCATAG
- a CDS encoding 5-oxoprolinase subunit B family protein: protein MSEFSSTSTLFETRYSAGAEEFVLVEFDEEMSLETNLLVQRVVTDVESSGIDGVLDVCPANVSYLVRYDPDVISYTVLVNDLKKAEARSRAKGFASFDTRIVDIPVLFNDPWTHEVLMKFRDRVQDPDSTDLEYLSRVNGFADTEGFIDSLTSTPSLASMTGFVPGIVWSYQMVPKKRQLQGPKYLRPRTETPDRAFALGGAFPAIYPTPSVGGYPIFGRAAAPVYDPAQRLPDFRDRTELVQLGTICNYRPIARDEYDEIGRAVSNGTYRYLIKRIRFEPAELIADPDEYNRNLIEVLYK from the coding sequence ATGTCCGAATTTTCCTCTACCTCTACCCTGTTCGAGACGCGCTACTCAGCCGGTGCTGAGGAATTCGTCCTCGTCGAGTTCGACGAAGAGATGAGCCTGGAAACAAACCTTCTTGTCCAGCGGGTGGTCACGGACGTCGAGTCCAGTGGTATCGACGGAGTTCTCGATGTATGTCCGGCCAATGTTTCCTATCTCGTCAGGTACGACCCAGATGTGATCTCGTACACGGTATTGGTGAACGATCTCAAGAAGGCCGAGGCACGGTCCCGCGCGAAAGGTTTCGCCTCCTTCGACACCCGCATCGTCGATATACCGGTGCTGTTTAACGATCCGTGGACGCACGAAGTGCTCATGAAGTTCCGGGATCGCGTTCAAGATCCCGACTCGACCGACCTCGAGTATCTCTCGCGCGTCAACGGCTTCGCGGACACGGAAGGTTTCATCGACAGTCTCACCAGTACACCTTCTTTGGCGTCGATGACAGGGTTTGTGCCGGGTATCGTGTGGTCGTATCAGATGGTGCCTAAGAAGCGTCAGTTGCAGGGACCGAAATATCTGCGGCCACGAACGGAGACACCTGATCGGGCCTTCGCACTCGGTGGAGCGTTTCCCGCGATCTATCCAACCCCGAGCGTCGGCGGATACCCAATCTTCGGCCGGGCAGCGGCTCCGGTTTACGATCCAGCTCAGCGACTACCCGACTTTCGTGATCGAACAGAGTTGGTACAGCTCGGAACCATCTGCAACTACCGGCCAATCGCACGTGACGAATATGACGAGATCGGTCGCGCGGTGAGTAACGGGACCTACCGGTACCTGATAAAGCGCATTCGTTTCGAGCCGGCGGAGCTCATCGCCGACCCGGACGAATACAATCGGAACCTGATCGAGGTGCTATACAAATGA
- a CDS encoding PAS domain-containing protein, whose amino-acid sequence MTPHTPDFQAIFEQAPVNYVVVDNDYRIVAATNGYLAMAMRTRDALIGQNIFEAFPDNPNDPEAKGTQALKYGIEQARQTGKAEWLPGAVRYPIARPEEQGGGYEERWFRALNAPIFDTDGNVAYVIHGNEDVTDSTDSVA is encoded by the coding sequence ATGACACCCCACACTCCCGACTTCCAGGCGATCTTCGAACAGGCACCGGTCAACTACGTCGTGGTGGACAATGACTACCGGATTGTCGCAGCCACGAACGGATACCTGGCCATGGCCATGCGGACCCGAGACGCACTCATCGGTCAGAACATCTTCGAGGCATTCCCCGACAACCCGAATGACCCCGAAGCAAAGGGAACGCAGGCGCTGAAATACGGAATCGAGCAAGCCCGGCAGACTGGGAAAGCGGAATGGCTGCCCGGAGCAGTGCGTTACCCCATCGCGCGTCCCGAGGAGCAGGGAGGCGGATACGAGGAACGATGGTTTCGGGCACTCAACGCACCGATCTTCGACACCGATGGCAACGTTGCATACGTGATACATGGAAATGAAGACGTCACTGACTCCACCGACTCCGTCGCCTGA
- a CDS encoding putative manganese transporter, with translation MGDLLETLGDPLVDAFLGIGVLVAFMLAVMGWARGRWGARWDGWLLHYPKCGPLLAATLSLPPGCSGVIATVTLYGQRRVTYGTVIAALLATMGDSAWLLLAADPMLALELKALFFVVGALGGSLVDWARIEPRARQLSTDVSRRGLTTVVTTLRPRDTAQSSNSLQLLSRRPTMSAPPPSPPVSGPVRSWWKTTEPCCVEPGLRSGESETGRPDGFLIAFWSVIAVGFVLAIPVEFNLIDEEAFPTIFGMNSYMAVGLVGFAVACAVFLRGRSHQHDCDCVDASSRLVQLRHTAYSASFMIVLVGLVTLVSAAVTEVTGFDPAVLPFHGALGVIVASLVGLLPSCGLEVVVAGLFLSGGLPLPALLAYLISHDGAGLLPLFAVHRRSAIISTVLTTVPALLIGFAALVAV, from the coding sequence ATGGGTGATCTGCTAGAGACACTCGGAGATCCTCTTGTAGATGCCTTTCTCGGTATCGGCGTTCTCGTCGCTTTCATGCTTGCGGTCATGGGCTGGGCCCGCGGTCGCTGGGGAGCGCGATGGGACGGATGGTTGCTCCACTACCCGAAATGTGGACCTCTGCTCGCCGCGACCTTGTCGCTGCCCCCGGGATGCAGCGGAGTCATCGCCACTGTCACCCTCTACGGTCAACGCCGAGTGACATACGGAACGGTGATCGCCGCGCTGCTTGCCACGATGGGTGATTCGGCATGGCTTCTACTGGCCGCTGACCCGATGCTCGCGCTCGAACTCAAAGCGCTGTTTTTCGTGGTGGGCGCCCTGGGCGGCAGTCTTGTCGACTGGGCACGGATCGAACCCCGAGCTCGACAGTTGTCGACCGACGTGTCACGGCGGGGACTGACCACCGTCGTGACGACCCTCCGTCCCCGCGATACTGCGCAATCGAGCAACAGCCTCCAACTCCTCTCTCGACGACCAACGATGTCGGCTCCCCCTCCATCGCCACCGGTATCCGGTCCAGTCCGAAGCTGGTGGAAGACAACCGAGCCGTGTTGCGTCGAGCCTGGTCTTCGGTCGGGGGAATCCGAGACCGGCCGGCCCGATGGCTTCCTGATCGCCTTCTGGTCCGTTATCGCTGTGGGATTCGTGCTCGCAATCCCTGTGGAGTTCAATCTGATCGATGAGGAAGCGTTTCCGACAATCTTCGGCATGAACTCGTATATGGCGGTGGGTCTCGTGGGATTCGCGGTTGCCTGCGCAGTTTTCCTGCGTGGACGCAGCCACCAACATGACTGTGACTGCGTCGACGCGTCTTCCCGACTCGTTCAGCTCCGTCACACCGCGTACAGCGCGTCCTTCATGATCGTCTTGGTGGGTCTGGTTACCTTGGTGTCTGCAGCCGTAACCGAGGTCACCGGGTTCGATCCTGCGGTCCTTCCATTCCATGGTGCTCTCGGTGTGATCGTCGCCTCGCTCGTCGGCCTTCTCCCCTCCTGCGGCCTGGAAGTCGTGGTGGCCGGTCTCTTCCTATCCGGTGGTCTACCTCTGCCAGCATTGCTGGCCTATCTGATCAGTCACGACGGCGCCGGGCTGCTCCCGCTATTCGCCGTTCATCGGCGGTCAGCGATCATCTCAACCGTACTAACTACTGTGCCGGCGTTATTAATTGGGTTCGCAGCCCTTGTCGCCGTCTGA
- a CDS encoding phosphotransferase enzyme family protein, with the protein MSETAADYEPFARASLPKYGLERASLTLLSYSENATYLAELDGERSVVRVHRPGYNSLAEVESELAWMESVRSDSSIRTPAVRLAGDGNSVVAIEHAGETRLVDVFEFIPGISAEDAASGISFSDLGAVTASLHQHVQAWTPPAKFVRFRWDLDSMLGETGRWGDWRHAPNLTQSDREVIETAERSVRERLLRFGTGADRFGLVHSDLRMSNLIVRDGEIIVIDFDDCGWSWFLTDLAAVITWNEASPSARTTVETWLRGYLSIGQLDDAAIAEIPTFIMLRRLMITAWIGTHPESEPARTLGPHLAAETASLAQRYLTDPTWFAFDADSLRNTAGRDPLPSVVNDLEERCSNG; encoded by the coding sequence ATGTCGGAGACGGCTGCCGATTACGAACCATTTGCCCGCGCGTCGCTTCCAAAATATGGGTTGGAACGGGCATCCCTGACGTTGCTCAGCTACTCGGAAAACGCGACCTACCTGGCTGAACTCGACGGAGAGCGTTCCGTGGTGCGCGTCCACCGGCCGGGCTACAACAGCCTCGCCGAGGTGGAGTCGGAGCTCGCGTGGATGGAGAGCGTGCGCTCGGACTCGTCCATCCGGACTCCAGCGGTCAGACTCGCCGGCGATGGCAACAGCGTGGTCGCGATTGAACACGCAGGTGAGACTCGACTGGTGGATGTCTTCGAGTTCATCCCGGGCATCAGCGCGGAAGATGCGGCTTCGGGTATCAGCTTCAGCGATCTCGGTGCCGTCACCGCGTCGTTGCACCAGCATGTGCAGGCATGGACGCCTCCGGCAAAGTTCGTCCGCTTCCGCTGGGATCTCGACTCGATGCTCGGAGAGACCGGTCGGTGGGGAGACTGGCGTCACGCACCAAATCTGACTCAATCAGACCGTGAGGTGATCGAGACTGCCGAACGTTCCGTCAGAGAGCGGCTTCTCCGGTTCGGTACCGGAGCGGACCGGTTCGGACTGGTGCACTCCGACCTTCGGATGTCCAACCTCATTGTCCGTGACGGAGAGATCATCGTCATCGACTTCGACGATTGTGGATGGTCCTGGTTCCTGACCGACCTCGCCGCAGTGATCACCTGGAACGAGGCCAGCCCGTCCGCCCGTACCACCGTGGAGACGTGGCTGCGCGGCTACCTGAGCATCGGTCAACTCGATGATGCCGCAATTGCCGAAATTCCCACTTTCATCATGCTCCGCCGCCTAATGATCACCGCATGGATCGGCACCCACCCCGAATCGGAGCCCGCTCGAACACTCGGACCCCACCTCGCCGCCGAAACGGCATCGCTCGCTCAGCGCTACCTCACCGATCCGACGTGGTTCGCCTTCGACGCCGACTCATTGAGGAACACTGCGGGCCGGGATCCTCTTCCCTCGGTCGTCAACGATCTTGAAGAGCGTTGCTCCAATGGGTGA
- a CDS encoding aldehyde dehydrogenase family protein, with translation MLDRAQVAATAFEAYDRSQVDRIVRAVANVALQNARQLAEKAADETGFGVAEDKVAKNEAVSSGFVREYGDLDFVSHRADNEKKLLLSPKPAGVIFAVTPSTSPVANLYFKVLSSLLTRNAVVISPHPAAVQTSLEAAQLLSRAATEAGAPEGAIQILNKPSVPLIEAAMGDARVNLILATGGSAVVRAAYRSGTPAIGVGPGNAAVVVDETADLERAADQISASKAFDNSVLCTAESVLIMVESIASRMNELLVRRGAHLCRPDETRRLRNYMYPKGKFNTEVVGRPAREIAKKAGITVAEGTQLLLAPIDSIRDDEPLTHEKLSPVLAVMTVSNFDQALAAAASLVDIVGVGHSAVIHSEDPQHVLDYSHRLPVHRVAVNIGGSLGNAGIGTGLPLTMSIGTGFAGGSSLGENLAPEHLVQWKRAAYPVGAVFPQFASLQPTRGDRSGVSGVGLGDGAVREELRRLIVEELRGLIGQNHG, from the coding sequence GTGCTCGACCGGGCGCAAGTTGCGGCGACAGCGTTCGAGGCCTACGACCGATCTCAGGTCGACCGCATCGTGCGGGCGGTTGCGAACGTTGCACTCCAGAACGCTCGACAGCTCGCCGAGAAGGCTGCGGACGAGACCGGGTTCGGTGTGGCCGAAGACAAAGTAGCGAAGAACGAAGCAGTCTCGTCCGGCTTCGTGCGTGAATACGGCGACCTGGATTTTGTCAGTCACCGTGCTGACAACGAAAAGAAACTGCTGCTCAGTCCCAAGCCGGCGGGAGTGATCTTCGCGGTCACACCCTCCACGAGCCCGGTCGCCAACCTGTACTTCAAGGTTCTTTCGTCGCTGTTGACCAGAAACGCCGTCGTCATCAGCCCCCATCCAGCCGCCGTGCAGACGAGCCTCGAGGCCGCCCAGCTCCTCAGTCGCGCCGCCACCGAGGCGGGCGCACCGGAGGGAGCAATCCAGATCCTGAACAAGCCATCGGTTCCACTGATCGAAGCAGCGATGGGTGACGCGCGAGTGAACCTGATCCTCGCAACAGGAGGCTCGGCGGTCGTCCGAGCCGCATACCGATCCGGAACGCCCGCGATCGGAGTGGGCCCCGGCAACGCTGCCGTGGTGGTCGATGAAACAGCAGACCTGGAGCGAGCGGCGGATCAGATCTCAGCGTCGAAGGCATTCGACAATTCAGTCCTCTGCACGGCGGAGTCGGTCCTCATCATGGTCGAGTCGATCGCCTCTCGAATGAATGAGTTGTTGGTCCGGCGGGGTGCACATCTGTGCCGGCCCGATGAGACGCGACGGCTCCGCAACTACATGTACCCCAAAGGTAAATTCAACACCGAGGTCGTAGGAAGGCCCGCGCGCGAGATCGCGAAAAAAGCCGGGATCACCGTTGCGGAGGGCACCCAACTATTGCTGGCTCCGATCGACAGCATCCGTGATGACGAGCCGCTCACCCATGAGAAGTTGAGCCCCGTACTGGCCGTGATGACGGTTTCAAACTTCGACCAGGCATTGGCGGCGGCTGCCTCCCTCGTCGACATCGTCGGTGTCGGCCATTCGGCGGTCATCCACAGCGAGGACCCGCAGCACGTACTCGACTATTCCCACCGTCTCCCGGTTCACCGAGTTGCAGTGAACATCGGCGGAAGCCTGGGCAACGCGGGCATCGGCACCGGACTTCCACTCACGATGTCGATCGGGACAGGTTTCGCCGGAGGAAGCTCGCTCGGGGAAAATCTGGCGCCCGAACACCTGGTGCAGTGGAAGCGTGCGGCATATCCGGTGGGCGCCGTCTTCCCTCAGTTCGCGTCTCTGCAACCCACCCGAGGCGACCGGTCCGGTGTGTCTGGGGTTGGGTTGGGTGATGGTGCGGTGCGTGAGGAGTTGCGTCGTCTGATTGTCGAAGAGCTGCGCGGGCTGATTGGGCAGAATCATGGCTGA
- a CDS encoding BMC domain-containing protein encodes MADLRSFIFIDKLQPQTMCYLGTFVRGSLPRTNMSAQVIEIAPGLDIEPLTDVALKHAQVRAGMLVVERQFGYLEIHSRSADAVRLAADAVLDALGASETEARPPEVIASKIISNVDDEHAFLVNRNKSGSMLLPGDSLFVMEMQPASYAILATNEAEKASPIKVVDYRMMGASGRVYLAGDEDAVRTAADAAGAALEMRR; translated from the coding sequence ATGGCTGATCTGCGGTCGTTCATTTTCATCGACAAGTTGCAGCCTCAGACGATGTGTTATCTGGGCACCTTTGTTCGCGGTAGTTTGCCGCGGACGAATATGTCGGCGCAGGTGATCGAGATCGCTCCGGGGCTGGATATCGAGCCGTTGACGGATGTTGCTCTGAAGCATGCGCAGGTCAGGGCTGGCATGTTGGTGGTGGAGCGGCAGTTCGGGTACCTCGAGATTCATTCGCGTTCGGCGGATGCTGTGCGGTTGGCGGCTGATGCGGTCCTCGATGCGTTGGGTGCTTCGGAGACCGAGGCGCGTCCACCGGAGGTGATCGCGTCGAAGATCATTTCCAATGTCGATGACGAGCATGCTTTTTTGGTCAACCGCAACAAGTCCGGGTCGATGCTGCTGCCCGGTGATTCGTTGTTCGTGATGGAGATGCAGCCGGCGTCGTACGCGATCCTGGCGACGAACGAAGCCGAGAAGGCCAGTCCGATCAAGGTCGTCGACTATCGCATGATGGGCGCCTCCGGGCGTGTCTATCTGGCCGGCGACGAGGACGCGGTACGGACCGCGGCTGATGCCGCCGGGGCAGCGTTGGAGATGCGGCGATGA
- a CDS encoding EutN/CcmL family microcompartment protein has translation MIKATVLGPVWATKRLDGFPSGALLEVQRDETAERYVALDHLGSGPGDHVLVALGSAVAHHLPGSTPADALIIGVIDPPAPSATPNPQ, from the coding sequence ATGATCAAAGCGACTGTCCTCGGCCCTGTATGGGCGACCAAGCGGCTCGACGGCTTTCCGTCCGGAGCGCTGCTCGAGGTGCAGCGAGATGAGACCGCCGAGCGTTACGTGGCCTTGGACCATCTCGGAAGCGGCCCGGGTGATCACGTGTTGGTCGCCCTCGGCAGCGCTGTAGCACACCACCTCCCCGGCAGCACCCCGGCCGATGCGCTCATCATCGGAGTCATCGACCCCCCCGCGCCTTCAGCAACACCCAACCCACAATGA
- a CDS encoding BMC domain-containing protein, producing MSDAIGMIETRGYVASLAAADAMVKAANVTLIGRAEVGDGLVAVIINGDVGAVKAATEAGSETAATIGELVSVHVIPRPHADLGKHFTVNGNQ from the coding sequence ATGAGTGATGCAATCGGCATGATCGAAACCCGCGGCTACGTCGCTTCCCTTGCGGCCGCCGACGCCATGGTCAAAGCGGCCAACGTCACCCTGATCGGTCGCGCAGAGGTCGGTGACGGACTCGTCGCCGTCATCATCAACGGCGACGTCGGTGCCGTGAAGGCAGCCACCGAGGCAGGCTCGGAAACCGCCGCCACCATTGGTGAGCTCGTCTCCGTCCACGTCATCCCCCGACCCCACGCCGACCTCGGCAAGCACTTCACCGTCAACGGAAACCAGTAA
- a CDS encoding microcompartment protein: MSTPTTTKQAAATKRSSASSAAPDSGTPSTELRVYLRIEGLQRQFAATMATPTRARGYPPKAGDHSLIVEVAPALAIQRVIDAALKATPEVEPGLLYVERQYGILEVHSPSADVVEQAGQAILKTLNAKAEDQLKPKILYSDIIEEIGDQHAVILNRTRDASMLMPGSALLVYEMAPALFAAVAANSAERVAPNLTLVDVQMIGAAGRLFISGDLKSVTIAREEITRVLEAVIGR; encoded by the coding sequence ATGTCGACACCAACTACTACGAAGCAGGCCGCCGCAACGAAGCGAAGCTCGGCCTCGTCCGCCGCACCCGATTCAGGCACACCGTCGACTGAACTGCGCGTCTACCTTCGAATCGAAGGACTCCAGCGCCAGTTTGCGGCCACGATGGCGACACCGACCCGGGCCCGCGGCTACCCGCCGAAAGCGGGCGATCATTCGCTCATCGTCGAAGTTGCGCCTGCGTTGGCGATCCAGCGGGTGATCGACGCGGCGTTGAAAGCGACTCCCGAGGTCGAGCCGGGCCTTCTCTACGTGGAACGGCAATACGGCATCCTGGAGGTTCACAGCCCCAGCGCCGACGTCGTGGAACAGGCCGGGCAGGCGATCCTGAAGACCCTGAACGCGAAGGCGGAGGATCAACTCAAACCGAAAATCCTCTACAGCGACATCATCGAGGAAATCGGCGACCAGCACGCCGTCATCCTCAACCGCACCCGGGACGCGTCGATGCTGATGCCGGGTTCCGCTCTGCTGGTGTATGAGATGGCCCCGGCGCTATTCGCTGCCGTAGCAGCCAACAGTGCCGAACGGGTAGCCCCGAACCTGACACTGGTGGACGTGCAAATGATCGGTGCAGCAGGACGTCTGTTCATCTCGGGTGATCTGAAGAGTGTCACCATCGCGCGCGAGGAGATCACGAGAGTTCTCGAGGCGGTGATTGGACGATGA